The Methanocaldococcus infernus ME region TGGTCCAGGAATCCCTCCAGAGTTTGTTCCTAAGGTTTTTGGTAAGATGTTGGCTGGATCAAAGATGCATAGGCATATTCAGTCAAGAGGACAGCAAGGAATAGGGGCAGCTGGAGTTTTACTATTTTCACAGATCACAACAGGAAAGCCTTTAAAGGTTATTACTTCATTGGGAGATGGGAAGATCTATGAGATGAAGGTTAAGATGGATGTTGAGAAAAATGAGGGAAAGATAGTTGAGATGAAGGTTAAAAAAGGAAATTGGAGAGGGACAAGGGTTGAAGGAGAATTTAAAGAAGTCTCTTACAATAGAGGAGAGTATGGACCTTATGAATATTTGAGGAGAATAAGTATAGCTACACCACATGCTAAGATTATACTTAAAGATCCTTATGGAGAAGTTGTCTTTGATAGAGTTATAGATGAGATTCCAACAAAGCCTAAAGAGTTAAAGCCACATCCTTATGGCTTGACAGTTGATGAACTCCTCTACATAGCAAGGAAAACTAAGGCTAAGAAAGTTTCTTCCATGCTCACCTCAGAGCTTTCAAGGGTTTCATCTAAGAAGGTTAAGGAACTTGAGAGACATATTTTAAGAGATTTAATATTAAAAAACTTTAAAGGTTCTATCTTCTTTGATAGGGTTGTTAATCTCTATTTAAATTACAATGTTAAAGGCTTAGTCAAGAAATTTAAAGAGTATCTCTCAGAGGAAGAGGTTGAATATGTAAAATCCTTAATAAATTCTCTACCAGAGAGCTTAGAAGAACTGAAAGATTTTGTCCTAAAATACTTAATAATGGATTATTTACTCAAGAAGTTGAATAAAGAGGAGATAGAGAAGATTAAGAATCACTTTAAAAAGTCCCCTGACAAGTTTATAGAGTGGGCAGAAAAGAATTATCTCTCAGCAACAACCATAAGTGAGATGAACAAGAAAATTAAAAAGCTTGTTAGAGATCCTGAAGAGTTCTTAGAAGAGATAAAGAAGAAAAAACTTATTTCTAATGAAGAAATTAAAAAACTTGAGGAGAAGGTTAAAGAGCTTTTAAATAAGGAGCCAAGAGCATTAACCTGGGAAGAGGCTGAGTTAATAGTTAGATGTCTCCAAAACATGGAGTTTAAGGCTCCACCAACCTCTGGACTAAGGCCTATAGGTGCTGAAAACATAGAAAAGTCTTTAAAAGAGCTATTAAAGCCAGACTTTGTTAAGGCAATAACAAGGAATCCTAAAACCTATAGGGGAGGAATTCCCTTTATTGTTGAGGTTGGCTTAGCCTATGGAGGAGAGGCTGGAAGGCAGGGAGATGAAGGTAGAAAGATGGAAATTATGAGATTTGCTAACCATGTTCCTCTTCTATATGATGCCTCAGCCTGTGGTATAACAAGGGCTGTTAAGAGTATAAATTGGAAGAGATATGGAATTAAGGAAGATGCTCCAATAACAGTTTTTGTTAATTTAGTCTCTACCTTCATCCCATATACTTCAGCAGGAAAGCAAGCTATAGCCTGTGGAGAGCATGAGAATGAAGAGATATACAATGAAATTAGACATGCTCTAATGATCTGTGCAAGGGAGTTGGAGAAGTATCTATCAAGGATAAGGAAGGAGATGGAGGAGGAGAAGAAGAGAAAGTATGTTATGAAATATGCTAAAATCTTTGCTGAAGCTTTAGCAAATATCTTAAATAAGCCAGTTGAGGAGATAGAGGAGAAAGTTATTAAGCTATTAGAAAAATCTTAAAGAAGGTTTTCTCCTATGGAAATTGGGCTAAGTATTGAAGCTAAGAATGAGATAGGAGTTTTACATAAAATAACTGGGGTAATCTCTGAGTTGGGGGGAAATATAGTTTATACTCAACAGTTTATTAAGGATGGAAACATTGGCTTCATCTATATGGAAATTGAGAACTTGGAGAATATTGAAGAGCTGAAAAAAAGGTTGGGAAATTTTAATTTTATATATTCCTTTGAGATTCACAACTCTCTAAAAAAGATCTTTGGGAAGAGGGTTATTATCATAGGTGGAGGAGTTCAAGTAGCTGAAGTTGCAAGAGGAGCCATAAGTGAGGCTGATAGGCACAACATAAGAGGAGAGAGGATAAGTGTTGACACCCTTCCAGTGGTTGGAGAGGAAAACTTAGCTGAGGCTGTTAGAGCTGTAGCCAACTTACCAAGAGTAGGAATCTTAGTATTAGCTGGCTCTCTAATGGGAGGGAAGATAACTGAAGCTGTAAAAGAGCTTAAAGAGAAAACAGATATTCCAGTGATAAGCTTAAAGATGTTTGGCTCTGTCCCACAAGTGGCTGATTTAGTTGTTAGTGATCCTCTACAAGCTGGAGTTTTAGCTGTGATGGCCATAGCTGAAACTGCAAAGTTTGATATTAATAGAGTTAGAGGGAGAGTTTTATAATTATAAAATATTCTATAAAATTTTAAAATATTGTATGGTTATTTTATATGAGGAAATAAAGAGGTGAAATTATTAAAAAATTATTATTTCTCTTATTTTTACTCCTATTTTTACCTTATGGATCTTCTTTATCTATTGGAGATTTAAAGATAGACAATGAAAGTTTAGAAGCTTCAAAAACCTTTACAATTGAGAAAAGTGAAAATTTAGAATATTTTATCAGTTTCCAACATTATGGGACAAGGACCAAGGATATTACTTATGGAGTCTATTTAAATGGAGAATTAATTTATTCAATAAAGCCCGTGCATATAAAAAATAAGCCATATCCAGTAGTTAAAATTAATGTATCTAAACTATTAAAAAATGGTTCTAACACTATAACCTTAAAGTTAGAGAAAGGAGATATTAAAGGAGGTTACTATAAGTTAAATGACATATCCTTAGAAGTTAAAGCCTCAGCTCCTATTCCTATATTGGCTATAGCTTTAGTTTCATTAGTTGTTCCTCTTTTAGTGGTGAGACAATGAAATCTCTTAAAATACTAATTCTTATTTTTATTTTGTTATCTGGTTGTTTATCCTTTCATTCTTCTAAAGAATATTATCATGGAAAAGTTGTTAAGGTTGTTGATGGAGATACAATTTATGTTAATGTCAATGGTTCCCTTTGGAAAATTAGGTTACTTGGAGTAGATTGCCCAGAGATTCATAAAAAGAATAATCCTTATGAGTATAAGATTGATGGGAAATATATAACAAACCTGACCTACCTTTATATATGGGGGCTTAAGGCTAAAGAATTTGCTGAGAGAGAGCTTGATCATCATGAAGTGTTAATAGCCTTTGATCCTGAAGCTCCAAAGGAGGATAGATATGGAAGATACTTAGCCTACATTTACATAAATAAGTCTGGAAAATTAATTAATTTTAATGAAGAGCTTTTAAAATATGGATATGCAAGGGTATATATTTCAAAATTTACTTTACTGCATAAGTTCTTAGAGTTGGAGAAAGAGGCTAAAAGGGAGAGGAGAGGGATGTGGAATTATGAAAACACATGAAAAACTTTTACTAAGTCTAAGTAGCTTAAGAAGCTTTTCCTTAGAGCTTAAGAGAGCTATGCAAGAGTTTAATCTATCTTTAAAAGAGTTATCTGAACTCTCTGGGATTCCATATAGTACATTACATAAAATTATAAAAGGTAGAGACTTTAGGGTTTCAACACTAATTAAGATAGTTAATACTTTCAAAAAACTTGAAACTGTTGAAGAGCCATTTATTGCTGTAATTGCTGCAAGGCCAGTATTAAATAAGATAACTCCAAGAAAACTAACCATAAATGGAGAGGAATTTTTAATTAAAGAGTATCCTGCAAACACCTTAGAAGAGTGTATCATCTCAGCTATAAAGGCTGAGAAAGAGGGAGCTAAGGGAATAGTTTGTGCTCCAATAGTTAGCTCAACCATTGAGAAGGTTGTTAGCTTACCTGTAGCTGTAGTTATCCCTGAAGAAAAAGCTTTCTTAACAGCTCTTGAGATATTAGCTAAAAAAATAAAAGAGGTTTAAATTATGAATATTTTGAGAGGGAAAAGGTTAAAGGAGGTTAAGGAGGAAGTAGCAAGATATACAACAAGCTTAAGCTTTGATAAAGAAATTTTTGAGTCAGATATACTTTGTGACATTGCTCACACCTTTATGTTGTATAAGGTTGGAATTCTTAAAGAAGATGAGGCTAAGAAGATAATAGAAGGTTTAAAAGAGATCTATAAGAAGGGATATGAAAATCTAAACTTGGATCCTTCTTTAGATGACATACATATGGTTATTGAGAATGAGCTTCATAAATTAGTTGGAGATGTAGCTGGAAAAATGCATACAGGGAGAAGTAGGAATGATCAAGTAGCTACAGACTTGAGATTAGCTTTAAGAGAGAAATTATTGGAGATCTTAGAATTATTATTAAGGATGCTAAAAGACTTAACAGAAAAAGCTGAGGAGTATAAAGATGTAGTAACTGTTGGTTATACACACTTACAACATGCTCAACCTATCACTTATGGTCATCTATTGTTAAGTTATGTCTCCTCCATATTAAGAGATGTTGAAAGACTATTAGATTGTTATAAGAGGGTTAACATCTCTCCACTTGGCTGTGGAGCTTTAGCCACAACAGGGTTTAAAATTGATAGGGAATTAACTAAAGAGCTTTTAGGCTTTGATGACTTAATAAAAAATTCAATAGATGGAGTGGCTACAAGAGACTTTATATTAGAAACTCTCTCATCTCTATCAATTTTGGGAACTAACTTATCTAAGATCTGTGAAGAGCTCATCTTATTTTCAACCTATGAATTTAATACTATTGAGATAGCTGATGAATACTGCTCAACCTCTTCCATCATGCCACAAAAGAAAAATCCTGATGTTGCTGAGATAGCAAGGGCTAAGCTAAGCTCAATCAATGGAAACTTGGTTACTGCTTTAACCATCTTAAAAGCTCTACCAAATGCCTACAATAGAGATTTACAGGAACTTACTCCCTATTTATGGGACTCTATTTATAAAATGAGAGATACTATAAAGATGGTTCATGGTATGTTAAAAACTCTAAAAATTAATAAGGAGAGGATGGAAGAGTTAGCTAAGAGTAACTACTCAACAGCCACAGAGTTGGCTGACACTTTAGTTAGAGAAACTGGAATTTCCTTTAGAAAGGCACATAATATAGTTGGAGAAATAGTAAGGAAGAGTATTGAAGAAAAGAGAGATATCATAGAAGTGGCTAAGGAAGTTTTAAGACATTATCAATTAGAAGTTTCAGAAGATTCTTTAAAGAAGGCTTTAGATGTTCATGAAAATGTTAAGCTTAGAGGCATTATAGGAGGACCAGCTCCTAAGGAGGTTGAAGAAAGGGCTAAGGAGTTTAAAGAAATTATTGAAAAGTATAAAGAAGAAGTTGAAGAGAAAAAAGAGAAAATTGAAAAAGTTAAGGAAAATTTATTAAATATTTTTAGTAGATAATGCTTAAATAATAAATATATAGAAAATTAACATTTATAAGTTAAATATTTAAAAGGGTTATAAAGTTCATGGATGTGATAGTATGGTAAAGAAAATTGTAATATTTTACATTTTTTTAATTTTAGGATTAAATGTAATTTATGCTGAATACTTAGAAGATATTCTAAAGGATAATGTAAAAATTAATGGAGATCTTGAGGGTAATGTTTATGGAAAAGTTACAGGTTTTGGAGTTAATTTAGATATAAATACAAAGATACCGCAAGGATTTTTAAATGGTGAAATTAAAAATGGTAAAATTTCATTAAATATCAAAGGAAACGTTTTGGGTAATATAGTTGGGGATTTTCCATTAATTGGATATAAAAATATAAACTTAAAAGATGCTAAATTTGTAGGGTCTATTGACGGAACTATAAATAATGGAAATATAATTGGAACTTTTAATGGAGAAATTGTTGGGAAAGTAGGAAGCTTTGATTTTAATGAAGTTATCTCTGGAGAATTTAATGGATATATAAGTGGTAACACTATTAAAGGAAGCTATAAAGGTAAAATTTCTGGAATAGTAAATGGAGACTGTTCAGGAAATGTAGAATTTAAGATTGTTTCTTTAAATATAAACAAAGAAGAAATAGATACAAAAGAGAATGGTGACATTAAAGAGGCAAGTACAAAGGAAGCTAAAGACATTAAAAAAATAGATACAAAGGATCTAAAAAAATATTTTATAAATAGAGCCGAAATTGTTGCTGGTAAAGGAATAGATTTAAAATTTGGATATGAGTTAAAAAAATATGATCTAACATTAATTTCAAAAAATATAGAAATAACAAAAGACACTATCCTAATCGGAGGGCCAGTGGCAAACCCATTAACCAAGAAGTTAATGGATAAGTTCCCGGTTAAAGTAACTAATGAATATCCAGGAAAGAATAAAGGAGTTATTGAAATGATTAAGTTGAATGTTAAGGTCTCCGATAACATTTACAAAGAAGTTAAAGTTCTACTCTTAGCTGGTTCAGACAGATGGGGAACTAAAGCCGCTGTAGAGTACTTTAAAACCTTAGATTACATTCCAGAAGAACCAATCTTCGTAGAATGGAAAGACGGAAAGGCTGTTAGAATAGAGAAGCCTTAAGGATTTTTCTTTTTTTAATCTTATTTGTTCTTTAATACTTGTTTTAAGTTATATAACTTGGTTGAACTTTTAAAATAAAACTATAAAAAGCATAAAAATATAAAAACTAAAAGGGGTAGATGATGACGTTTATCCCCGGCTGATTGATGATGAGTAGCAAGCCGGCTGATACCCCTCTTTTAATAAAAAATAAAAAAGTAAAATTAGAATTTTTCACATCTTAGCTCAAAGTATTTTCTTGGATGTGAACAGGAAGGACACTCTTCTGGTGGCTCATTGGCTTTATGTACATAGCCACACTTCATACATACCCATTCAACTTCTTCATCTTTCTTATATATTTTTCCTTCTTCTAAGGCTTTTAAGATAGCTTCATATCTCTCCTTATGATGCTTTTCAGCTATTGCTATAGCTCTCAATCTATCAGCAATTTCTTTAAGACCTTCTTTTTCTGCTATCTCAGCAAATTCTGGATACATGCTTTCATATTCATAAGATTCTCCTTCAATAGCAGCTTTAAGGTTCTCTTTAGTATCTCCTAAAACTATTGGAACCTCAACCTCTATTTTTATAGGCTCATCTATATTATACTTCTTTTTTAGTTCAGTAGCTAAGTAGTAAAGCCATTTAGCATGCTCTCTTTCATTTTCAGCAGTTAGTAAGAATATCTCAGCTATCTTCTCATAACCTTCTTGCTTGGCAATCTTGGCAAAGCATGTATATCTATTTCTTGCCATACTTTCTCCAACATAGGCCTTAGCTAAGTTTATTAAAGTTTCTTTCATTCTCTCACCTTTAAATTCTTCTTTTGTCTAATCTTGCAACTAACTTAGGGTCATAACCTTGACAGCCACACTCTGGAGTGTAGCAAGTGACATCATAGAAGGTACAAACTTCTCCACAGCTTGGACATCTCTCTGGAGGCTTGTCAGCTTCAAATAGATAACCACAGTTAGAGCATTTCCACCATGTCATAGAGATCACTTCTACTCTATTTTAACCTCTTTCTTAAACTCCCAAATTCCATGTAGGTTACATCTCATTAAAGCCCTTAAGGTAAAGGACTTATGCCCCTTAGATGGAGCCTTAACAACAAACTTAACCTCTGGCTTAACAAATTGGGTAA contains the following coding sequences:
- a CDS encoding DNA topoisomerase VI subunit B, translating into MSETFKEFKEHSVAEFFRKNKHMLGYSGKIRSMTTIVHELVTNSLDACEEALILPEVKVEIEKLGTDHYRVAVEDNGPGIPPEFVPKVFGKMLAGSKMHRHIQSRGQQGIGAAGVLLFSQITTGKPLKVITSLGDGKIYEMKVKMDVEKNEGKIVEMKVKKGNWRGTRVEGEFKEVSYNRGEYGPYEYLRRISIATPHAKIILKDPYGEVVFDRVIDEIPTKPKELKPHPYGLTVDELLYIARKTKAKKVSSMLTSELSRVSSKKVKELERHILRDLILKNFKGSIFFDRVVNLYLNYNVKGLVKKFKEYLSEEEVEYVKSLINSLPESLEELKDFVLKYLIMDYLLKKLNKEEIEKIKNHFKKSPDKFIEWAEKNYLSATTISEMNKKIKKLVRDPEEFLEEIKKKKLISNEEIKKLEEKVKELLNKEPRALTWEEAELIVRCLQNMEFKAPPTSGLRPIGAENIEKSLKELLKPDFVKAITRNPKTYRGGIPFIVEVGLAYGGEAGRQGDEGRKMEIMRFANHVPLLYDASACGITRAVKSINWKRYGIKEDAPITVFVNLVSTFIPYTSAGKQAIACGEHENEEIYNEIRHALMICARELEKYLSRIRKEMEEEKKRKYVMKYAKIFAEALANILNKPVEEIEEKVIKLLEKS
- a CDS encoding DUF5612 domain-containing protein, with amino-acid sequence MEIGLSIEAKNEIGVLHKITGVISELGGNIVYTQQFIKDGNIGFIYMEIENLENIEELKKRLGNFNFIYSFEIHNSLKKIFGKRVIIIGGGVQVAEVARGAISEADRHNIRGERISVDTLPVVGEENLAEAVRAVANLPRVGILVLAGSLMGGKITEAVKELKEKTDIPVISLKMFGSVPQVADLVVSDPLQAGVLAVMAIAETAKFDINRVRGRVL
- the ecnA gene encoding calcium-activated nuclease EcnA, which codes for MKSLKILILIFILLSGCLSFHSSKEYYHGKVVKVVDGDTIYVNVNGSLWKIRLLGVDCPEIHKKNNPYEYKIDGKYITNLTYLYIWGLKAKEFAERELDHHEVLIAFDPEAPKEDRYGRYLAYIYINKSGKLINFNEELLKYGYARVYISKFTLLHKFLELEKEAKRERRGMWNYENT
- a CDS encoding helix-turn-helix domain-containing protein — encoded protein: MKTHEKLLLSLSSLRSFSLELKRAMQEFNLSLKELSELSGIPYSTLHKIIKGRDFRVSTLIKIVNTFKKLETVEEPFIAVIAARPVLNKITPRKLTINGEEFLIKEYPANTLEECIISAIKAEKEGAKGIVCAPIVSSTIEKVVSLPVAVVIPEEKAFLTALEILAKKIKEV
- the argH gene encoding argininosuccinate lyase, with amino-acid sequence MNILRGKRLKEVKEEVARYTTSLSFDKEIFESDILCDIAHTFMLYKVGILKEDEAKKIIEGLKEIYKKGYENLNLDPSLDDIHMVIENELHKLVGDVAGKMHTGRSRNDQVATDLRLALREKLLEILELLLRMLKDLTEKAEEYKDVVTVGYTHLQHAQPITYGHLLLSYVSSILRDVERLLDCYKRVNISPLGCGALATTGFKIDRELTKELLGFDDLIKNSIDGVATRDFILETLSSLSILGTNLSKICEELILFSTYEFNTIEIADEYCSTSSIMPQKKNPDVAEIARAKLSSINGNLVTALTILKALPNAYNRDLQELTPYLWDSIYKMRDTIKMVHGMLKTLKINKERMEELAKSNYSTATELADTLVRETGISFRKAHNIVGEIVRKSIEEKRDIIEVAKEVLRHYQLEVSEDSLKKALDVHENVKLRGIIGGPAPKEVEERAKEFKEIIEKYKEEVEEKKEKIEKVKENLLNIFSR
- a CDS encoding S-layer protein, giving the protein MVKKIVIFYIFLILGLNVIYAEYLEDILKDNVKINGDLEGNVYGKVTGFGVNLDINTKIPQGFLNGEIKNGKISLNIKGNVLGNIVGDFPLIGYKNINLKDAKFVGSIDGTINNGNIIGTFNGEIVGKVGSFDFNEVISGEFNGYISGNTIKGSYKGKISGIVNGDCSGNVEFKIVSLNINKEEIDTKENGDIKEASTKEAKDIKKIDTKDLKKYFINRAEIVAGKGIDLKFGYELKKYDLTLISKNIEITKDTILIGGPVANPLTKKLMDKFPVKVTNEYPGKNKGVIEMIKLNVKVSDNIYKEVKVLLLAGSDRWGTKAAVEYFKTLDYIPEEPIFVEWKDGKAVRIEKP
- the rbr gene encoding rubrerythrin; amino-acid sequence: MKETLINLAKAYVGESMARNRYTCFAKIAKQEGYEKIAEIFLLTAENEREHAKWLYYLATELKKKYNIDEPIKIEVEVPIVLGDTKENLKAAIEGESYEYESMYPEFAEIAEKEGLKEIADRLRAIAIAEKHHKERYEAILKALEEGKIYKKDEEVEWVCMKCGYVHKANEPPEECPSCSHPRKYFELRCEKF
- a CDS encoding rubredoxin-like domain-containing protein — its product is MTWWKCSNCGYLFEADKPPERCPSCGEVCTFYDVTCYTPECGCQGYDPKLVARLDKRRI